Genomic DNA from Desulfonema ishimotonii:
ACACAAAAAGGAATCTTCAAAAGCTATGAACCGTCAGCCGAAGCTTCAGCCTGTTTCACGGCTTCAGCCCGGAAATTCATTTCCGGGCGGTCGGAAGGGTTGCGGAAAACAGCAATGGCAGACGGAGAGGTTCGGCTGACCGGTGCGGAGATTCAGACCGGGCTTGCACCAAACCGCCATTTTCGATATGAAGGAAGTGATCCGGCCTTGCAATCCCATGTCAATCAGATTGCCGTCCGTTTTTTTTCTGCCGCCTCTCCGGGACGTGCAGCTTTCTGATGCGCGCGGCCCCGGCAATGAATTGCCGGGCTGTTGCCGGTCGTCTCCGCAGGACTGAAAAAAACGCCCCGGATGAAATCGTTTTTTAATACACCTTTTCAGGGCTTACGGATATTTTTTTACAATATTCCCGGCGCTTTGCAGCGGACTGTAATATTCCGCCCCTTCGGGACCTGCCTGCCGAAAACTTTACAAATCATAACATACGGATTTTCTCAAACATGAAAGAATAATTCATCATTCACCCCCTGACTAAACCTTAACGGACCGAAAGACTTTTTGCGCAACCCGACAAAGAAACAAGGAGACCCAAATGGACCCGGACATGATCGTGTTTGGCGATATGACCCTGAAAAACCTGCTGATTTACGGCGGCGCGGCAATCGGCGCGCTGTTTCTCCTGTCAATGATCAGAAAACTCTTCAAAAAACCGACGCCGGACAAACACACCCAGTTTGTCCGGTGCGATTGCGGCTGGCAGGGTCAGGTGAGCCAGTATGTGGGCCGCTGTCCCAAATGTAACGCACCGATCGGGGAGCAGAAGGCCAAAGGCCGTTCATAATGCGCCTTTCGGAATGCTACATCCCCCTGAAAAAGGGCATTGTGGCCTTTGTGCCCAAATATCTTCCGGCCAATTCGGACGCCCCCCGCGCCTTCCCGCCCATCATCGGCACCGGCTTTGTCGTGGATAAAAACGGGCTGATCGTGACCAACCGCCATGTCATCCGGGCCTTCGGCGAAATATCCCGCCCCCGGATGCCCAGGCGGACGACTGGGGCGTTCAGGCCATGCTGTTTTACCCGGTCGAGGGCGGGGTGGCCGATATCCGCCTGCCGGTCATCGGCGTTGCCGGGATCGCCGGAACATCCGGGGCAGACTCCGGCCTGCCGCCGGGTGCGGATCTGGGGATTGTCCATGTGAAGGCAACCGGCCTGCCCGAACTGGCGGTGTCGGATACGGAAACGCTCACCGAAGGCCTTGACGTTGCCACTGCGGGATTTCCCATGGGAAGCCGCGCCCTTGAAGGGCCGGACGGGCTGTATCAGCTCTGTCCCACCCTCCAGCGGGGGATCATCAGCGCGGTGCTGCCCTTTCCGGGCCGTCGGCCCAAAGCCTTCAGCGTTCAGATCATGACCCACGGCGGCGCCAGCGGATCACCGGTCTTTCTGCCGGATTCCGGCAGGGTCGTCGGCGTCCTCTACGCCGCCCTCAGCGACACCGCCCGGACCGCCCGCCGCGACGCCTGCACCTTTCCCACCGGCATCAGCTATGCGGTTCCGGCCCGCGCCATCACCCGCATGGCAAGCCGCGTCAGAGAAATGCCACAGATGAGATCACCGGCAGACGCCCCGGACCTGAACCAGCTCATCTGCGAGAACACCCCCGGCCATATCTACCGGGACGGTGCCTGTTACCCGGTCCGCCCGGCAGCCCGTCCGTTATCCCTGCCGAACCTTGAACTGCTTAACCCAAAAAAGGAGGTCGTCCATGAATGAGATGCTGAAACCCGGTCTGACGTTTGAATTTCAGTACCATGTCCCCGAAGACAAAACCGTTCCCCACCTCTTCCCGGAAATCCCCGAAGGCCAGGTCATGCCCAAAGTCTTTGCATCCGGCTTTATGATCGGACTGTTTGAATTCGCCTGCATCCAGGCCATCAATCCCTATATCAACTGGCCCGAAGAACAGACTGTGGGGATCGGCTTTAACCTGAGCCACACCGCTGCAACGCCCCCCGGATTTCTGATAACGGTCAGGGGGCGGCTGGAAAAGGCCGACGGCAACAAGCTCACTTTCTCCATCGAAGCCGATGACGGCGTTGATACGATCTCAAAGGGAACCCATGAGCGGTTTATCGTCAGTTCGGAGAAATTCAAGGCCGCAGTGGCTGCCAAGGCCGAAAAACATTTAACATGAGGCAACTGCGATGAAACGATGGCGCTGCATCCTCTGCGGCCATATTCACGATGGCCCGAAGCCGCCCTTCCGTTGCCCCGTATGCGGTGCGCCCCGGCGCATGTTTGAAGAGGTGAGCTGCTGAACATTATTCGCATATTTCGGAGAAACAAACTTGAATCACAGACAATAATGTTTAAATTAGCTTCTACATAAGGAAAAAATCATTTTTTTCTGAATCCGTAACGGGTTAGCCGGTTATTCGTCACGGCCACGCCATCGGCTGCGAATGATTTATTCTGAACATCCGCCCTGCAAAATACTGCTGCCCCACAGAGACACCCCCGCACAGCGGGCTGTGTACGAACGGCTGACAACCGTTACCCAACTTTTGGAAAAGGGGGATAAACGCTATGAAAGACACAGGTAGCCTGCATCTGAAAGTCCAGGAACTCTGCGATTGTTATGCCACCACCGATCCGCTGAAAGAAATGTCGGCGATCAAAAACGATGATGACAGGGAAGAGGCCGCCCTGAAATGGCTGGCACTGGCAGCGCTCCACGGTGTGAACAGCAACGCCAAAAAAATCTCCGTGTTTCTCTCGGACGAGGGCACCGTCACCGTCAGCGCCGAATACCGGGAGGCCGTCCTGCCCTCGCCCGGTCCTGAGATCGGGCAGAGCATATTTGACGCTCTGGGCCGGATCACCCATATTGATATTGAAGAGGGAAAGGGCAAAACCCCGCTGGCGTTAGGCATCCGGGACAGCAGCCTTGAGCTGGAGGTGAAAATGAAGGCAAAGTCAGGCGGCAAAAAAATTTCCATCAGATTCCCGGAATAATATGCGATACCCACCCGTCACGCCGTCCCCTTTTTTATCAGATCAGAGGGGACGGAGAAACGGCTCACAAAACAAAGGCTTAAAGGGCCGTTCCGCCTGCAGGCAGACGCCCCGATTCCGAATCCTGAAACTGACTGAGGAGAAATCCCCGTGACAAATCCCACGACATCCCATCAGAAACACTACTGGACGGCCCGCATGACGCGCTGTAAGGAGGCCCTGGAGAAAAACAATTTCACCGTCTATCTGGCGGACACTGCCGCCGCTGCCTGTCAGATTGCCCTTGAAACCGTCATTCCCGCCATCCGGCCCGGCAGTTTTTCCTGGGGCGATTCCCTGACCTATTTTTCCACCGGCCTCCCGGAAATCCTGAAACAGAGGGCGGATCTCCGGTGCGTTGAAACCTTTGCCGAAAATGTGTCCCGTGAAGAGATTATGGAACGCCGCAGGCAGGCCCTTCTGGTGGATCTTTTTATCACCGGAACCAACGCCGTTACCGAGAGCGGAAAACTGGTGAACCTGGACATGGTGGGCAACCGGGTGGCAGGCATCACCTTCGGTCCGAAACATGTGCTGCTCTTTATCGGGCGGAATAAAATCGTGGCCGATACCGGTGCTGCCATGGCGCGGATCAAACACTACGCGGCCCCGGTCAACGCCATCCGGCACGACTGCAAGACCCCGTGCGTTAAAACCGGCACCTGCATGGACTGCAAAAGCCCCGACCGAATCTGCAACACCTGGACCATCACGGAAAAATCCTATCCCGAAGGCCGGATACAGGTGATCCTGATCAACGAAGACCTGGGCCTTTAAACCTGTCTGACACGCCGCCGATGCCCTTTCCCCCTGATAAATCCTCCGTCCTGTTTTCACTGGCAGCCCCCTACCTCATCTGGACCGGATTTTCCGTGACCGTCATGGCCGCCGGTCACTTTCTGCCGCAGGCAGCCGGGCCGACAGTCGGGACCGTTTCCGTTATCGGTTTCCTCGTGGTGGCCTCTGCCCTCACATCGCACTTCATTGTCCGGGCGGAACCGGTATTCCGAAACCGCCCCGGCCTCCGGAAAATTTCGCTGCTGACCGCCGGATGTATCAGCGCCGCCCTGTTTTTCCTCTCCCGTCAGACGGGATATGTCAGCGATCTGACAGGCATTCTCAACACGGCCAACCTGCTGGTACTGGCCAACCTGCTGGGGTGCTGGATCACCGCCCCCCTCAGACGGCCCGCCGAGCTGATCCCCCTGTGTCTCGTCATGTCCCTGGCGGATCTGTTCAGCGTCGCAGCCGGACCGACCCGGGAGATTGCAAAAAATATCGACCAGTATTATAAGAGCGGAATGCAGGGGCCGGTGCCGGTGACGGATTTTATCCTGATCAAAATCGTCATTCCCGGACAGGACAGTCTGATGCCGGTTTTCGGGGTTGCCGACTGGATTATTGTGGCCTTTCTGAGCGCGGCAGCCCTCAGATTCGGCATGAACGACAATCTGGCCGGAAAAGGTCTGGGGGAAATGGTGCGGCGGAATCGCCTCTCCTTCTACCTGCCCATTGCCGTGCCGGGGCTGTTTGCCGCAAGCGCCCTTGCCTGGCACCTGAAGATATTTCTGCCGGCCCTGCCGGTGATCGCGCTCTTCTTTCTGGCCTATACCGCGGCCCGGTATCCGAAAGTCCGTCAGCTTACGCCGTCCGACTGGAAGCTGATGGGGGCCACAGCCTGCGTGATGATCAGCCTGATGGCGGCCCGATATTGCCTGCTCGGATGAGCCATCCGGCAGGGCCAACTGTTTTGCGGGGTCGTTGAAACAGGGGCGGGAATCCGTACTTTCGGTTTTCGCACTGGCAATATATGTTACGCAGCGTTTAGAAGCTGGAGTGCAAAAGTTAAGCCCCGAAAGGGGCGATCTTTTGCAAAATTTGCGAAAAACCGGCCTTCGGCCTTAATTTTCGCACTCCGTTTCTGAGTCGCCGGTATTTTTAAAACAGTTTCTTATACAGGTATCTGTTGCGGCAGACATGCGACATGGCGGGATCTGATTCTGAAAATTTACAAAATCTGACAGGAGACAGAACACCGATGGCCTATCCGGTCCCCCGGCATTTTCACCGGGTTGAGGAGATTATCAGACGCAGCAGGTTCATCACATCCGTGGCGCACACCCCCACACGCGACGCGGCCAAAGCCTTTATCGAGCGGATCAGGGCGGAATTTACCGACGCCAATCACAACTGCATGGCCTTTGTGGCCGGACCGCCCGCCAGCACCGCCCAGGTGGGCATGAGCGACGACGGCGAACCCCGCGGCACGGCAGGACGTCCCATGCTCAACACCCTGGCCCATTCGGGCGTGGGCGAGATCACCGCCGTTGTCACCCGCTATTTCGGCGGCATAAAACTGGGAACCGGGGGGCTGGTCCGGGCCTATTCGGGATCGGTCCGGCAGGCACTTGCCGACCTGCCGGTCCGCGAAAAAATCATTCCGACCACCGTCCCGGTGATCATCGGCTATGCCTGCATAACCCCGGTCCGGCGGCTTGCAACCGCTTTCGATGCTGAAATCATCGAAGAAACTTACGGCGCAGATGTCTCCCTGACCTTTGAACTGCCTGTGGAAAAGGCGGAAGATTTCCGCGCCGCCCTGATTGATCTGACCCACGGCGAACTTGTTATCGGAACATCATAAGGGATGTCGAAACAAATATGCTGCCTGCCGACAGAGCTGACGGGGCCGTAACTCCGTCCTACCGTTGACGGATATCGGTATTTTTCCCTAATAGGTCGGCGGGGGGGGGGGCAGATCCGCCCGTCATTCTTTGATCAGCCCTTTCTGCCGGTATTCATATTCCACGCGCCTGAGCATCGTCACCAGCTCATCCTTGGTAATCATTTCCTTTTCCACCATCAGCCGGGTAACCGCATCCAGATGGACCATCTGCATCATCAGCAATTGTTTGACCTCTTCCTGCAACTCTTTCCCAGGATCTTCCACCATTATCTTTCCCCTCCTTTTCAGTTGAACATCAGACAAGTCAGATATATCGAATATTATGCCAGATCAGGTAGAACACAGTGAAAGCCGGGCCATTCGCATCTCAGACAGGCCGTTGTGTTAAATCTGATCGGGAAGCCGGTTCATGTCGTCCGGCCCGGAAATCGAACGGCTTTTTTATTCACTCCCCTTAATGACGCAAATCGGTTTTTTTTTCAATAAGCGTTGGCCCGATAACGGTTCCACATCGGGCAGGCCCAGGGTAATTGGCTACTTTTAAACAATATATTTTTCAAAAAATAAATAGACTGACACCACAAAAAAAACCGGGCGCCTTTCCCAAGGCTACCCGGTTTTCGGTACACTCACCGTTTTCAGCGGGGACGCACTTTACCGCTGATCGGCACGGGTCATTTTATCGGATAAGATTTCCTCAGTTCATCCCCAGGCCGTGCTTTTCCTTTCCCTTTTTATTCTTAGTGCCGACAGACTGCCACTGTCCCTGCGACACGTTCATGACCGGCAGAACGGGCTTGAAGCCCCACAGGCGCGGACGCAGCCAGCCACGGGTATCAACCCGGTCATCCGGCCCCGGCACCAGCGCGTTCCGGTCGATGGAAAGTACCTGAATCCCCTTTGCCTCCAGAGCGCCGACCGTGACCTCGTCTCCGAAAGACCGGAGTCCGCCGAATTCGATAAACCGGCCGCTCCAGCCGTAAAGTGTCAGCCCCACCCCGGCGGTCGCACCGATAATACCGTCATTGGTTCCGCCGTGACCCGAAAGGTGATCGCCGTTAATCACGCTCATGGCCGCCTTCTGGGTCACAATTTTCGTACATGCCTCACGGCCAAAGGCGATCAGCTGCGAAGTGGCTGACGTATCTTCAGACACCACACACAGCCCCGGATCGCTGCCCTCGATAAAATGCTCGTGAATGTGTTCGGTGGCCCGGTCAATCAGATCCGCCTTCAGGGACGGATCTTCCAGATCGACAATCAGGCAGGCCGAACTGTTATGAGATGTATAGGGAATGCCTTCCATCACCGGAAGCTGCTGCCGAACCGCTCCCCAGAGATGCGCCCCTTCCGGCAGTTTCTTTTCAAACCACCTGGCCAGTTTTCCGGTTCCCCGGTCTGCCCCGGCCACGTCCGTGTCATCAAACCCGATATATACACGCATTGTTACTCCTTTAGACAAATCTGATGTTTTTTCAGAAGCGGACTCGGCCTGCAATCTGCACAGATGAACTTGTCCGCGACCTGAAGTTAATATGTGTGAGTATAGGATTTTTTAATGACAATTTAAAGTGAAAGTTTATTATTCAAACCCGAATCACAAAAAAAGAATCAGACAGATCATAATCTGTTGCCAGTCTTGGCGGGGCTGCCCGGCCCGACTGCCTTTGTCTGCCCCCGAAAAAAAGACTTTGTTCCGGGGGCAGGCATCCTCTTTCAGACAGTACAGTCGGAATCACGGACTCGTCTCGGCGGCTGTGGGCAGCAGCCTGTGCAACAGCGCACTCAGGGCATCCAATCTGAACGGTTTCTGAAGAAACCCGTCCGCCCCCGCATCCAGCAATTCCCGGACAGCCCCGTCGGGGGGGTGACCGCTGCACACGATCACCCTGATCTCCGGGCGGGCCTCAATCAGAAACGGATAGATCTCATTCCCACTCATATCCGGCAGACAGATATCCAGAATGGCCATGTGAATGGAACCGCTGAAACGCCGGACAATATCGAGGGCCTCAGCCCCGCTTCCGGCCTTCAGCACCTGGTATCCCAACCGTCTGATCATGGCATGGGTGACATCCATCACCATCTCATCATCCTCAATAATCAGCACATTTGGCTCCCCCTCCGAAAACGCCGGATTTCCGGGTATGCGCATGTCCTCTTCAATACCATCCACTGCCGGCAGAAAAATACGAACCGCTGTCCCCTCTCCCGGCTCCGAGTCCACGGCCAGACAACCGCCGTGGTTTCGGATAATGCCGTAGGCCGCCGCCATGCCGAGTCCTCTGCCCAGAAAATTTGTCGTAAAAAAAGGGTCGAATATCCGATCTTTTGTATTTTTGTCCATGCCCCGCCCATCATCTTCAACCGACAGGCAGACATAATGCCCCGACATACATTCCGCCAGATTCGCTTCACACTGGCCGGGATGCATATAATTTCTGCCGGTAATGCGGATATGTCCCTTACCATCGACCGCCTCGGCAGCATTGGAGATGATCTCGGAAAAGACCATCTGCATCTGGGTATAATCCGCCTCTATGGCGGAAATATCTTCTGCCAGCGCCACATCCACACGGATTTCAGGGGTCAGGTTGTGGCGGGTCAGGGGCAGGGTTTCCCGGATCAGGGCGGCAGGGTCGATACGGCGGACCTGGTATTTCCCTCCCCGTGCATAGGCCAGCAGACGGTCCGTAAGATATTTCATCCGGCGGGCGGATTCCTGAATCGGCCCGAAACATGTCTCCGCATCCCCGGCATCCCCCAGCCGGGTCCGAAACAGCTCAATATTGCCGGTAATGCCGAACAGGGCGTTGTTAAATTCATGGGCAATGCCCGCTGCCAGATCGCTGATCGCCTCCATCTTCCGGGTATGCTGAAGCTGTTCCCGCGCCTGAACCTTTTCCGTCACATCATCAGAAGCCTCCAGAACCCCGATCAGTTTTCCCTGATCGTCAAAGACCGGCTCTGCCCGTCGGTCCCATATTTTCCCGTCTTTTGCATGTACAATCCGCTGATGTCCCCTGCCGGTATGAAACACCTCTGATGTCGGGCAGTCCCGGCAGCTCTTTTCCGAGGCATTCCACAGCTCATGGCATCTGATCCCGATCAGCTCTTCCGGCGACCGGCCGGAGAACGCTGCAACGGCCTTGTTCACCCACAATATTTTCCGGTTGGCTCCCATAAAAACCAGCTGGGTCTGTATGCCATCGAGGATCGCCTTCTTCTCCGTCTCGCTTTTCCGCAATGCGGCCCCGGTCTCCTCCCGCTCCCGTACCTCCTGCTGAAGCCTCTGATTGGCCTCCCGGAGCTCCTGCGTATTCTCCTCAATCCGGATCTCCAGGTTCCCGTAAAGTTTGCGGACCTCCTCTTCGGCCAGTTCCCGGTCAGCCACCTCACGCCTCAGCGTTTTGTTGATGGCCGACAGCTCTGCCGTCCGTGCCCGGACCAGATTGCTCAGTTTTTTATTAAACATCAGCAAAATGATGGCGACAATGCCTGCGCCCAGGGCAACAGCGGTCACCGCCGTGAGCAGTTTTTCCCACGGGAAAGGATCGGATTGCCCATACGGGTCATATACAAATCCCCCAAGGTCGTATCCCGGTGCGACCTTCCCCAGGCGCACGAGGGTCCGGGCCATCTGCTCCCAGCGGGCGGGGTTTATATGGCCGATCTGAATCAGAGCCGGCAGGATCAGCTCACGCATTTTCTCCATTTCATACCGGAGATGATCCCGCGACTTTTTGGAATGGTACTTCTCCAGAATGATGTCAATCAGTTCATCCGGGTGGTTCATGGCATACTTCCACCCCCTCAGACTGGCAGCCCGGAAGGCCTTCACCCGACCGGGATGCTTTTGCAGTTCCTCCTCACTGGTAAAAAGGGAGTCCCCGTAAAAATCAATGCCGTATCCGGCCGGATGGATAAAGGAAATCGGAATGCCCTGCCGGATCATCAGGTACGGCTCGTTGGTGATATAGGCGCTGATCGCATCAAAAACGCCGCTCAGATAATCCTCCGGTTTCACCCAGCCATCGGTGAGCCGCATCTGATCCGGTGAAATATTTTCACTTTGCAGCATCGCCTGCAGCTCCACATCCCGGCTTTCCAAAGACATTCTGACCTTCCGCCCGATCAGGTCATGCGGGGTCCGGATTCCGGAATCCCGGCGGGCCATCAGCACCAGGGGAGAATGCTGGAATACAGCGGCCAGTACGACCAGGGGCGCGCCTCTGAGCCGGTGAAACAGGATTTCTGAATTGGTGACGCCGTACTCCGCCCGCCCGTTCAGCACGGCATCCACCGGCTCACGCCCCTCTCCGCCCTCTGCCAGCGTCACATGAATTCCGGCCTCGCGGTAAAAGCCCTTCTCTATGGCAGCGTAGTAACCGGCAAACTGGAACTGGTGAAACCACCGGAGCTGAAGGGTGACGGTTTCAACATGATCACTGATTCCGGTATTATTTTCCCCTGCCGCTGCGATCTGTCTCTCTTCGGCAACACCGGAACCCGCTGTCAGCAACGCGGACACAATTGCGACAGAAACAGCCCGAAAGATATGCTGCGCCCCCTTTTTTATCATAACATCCGCTCTTCCTTCTGATATGTTTCAGTGAACTTTCGTTACCGCGCGAATACGGCGGCGTCTGATGTCACCGCCCGTTCCGCCCCTCAGAGTGAACACCTTTTAACGCAGACACCGGAGCCTGTTGGGTATACCCCTTTTTATCTGGCATAAATATTCCGGTTACGTTAATATATGGGCTTTGGGGCCGGGCCGGATTCAGGCCATACCCCTGGTCAACAGACATATTCGCCCATTCACTGCCAGGGCGGAATTTACGGTTTAAGCAACTGTTTTAAAAATATTCGGTGATCGGAAACGGAGTGCGAAAATTAAGGCCGGAGGCCGGTTTTTCGCAAATTCTTGCAAAAGATCACCCCTTCGGGGCTTAACTTTTGCACTCCGAAGGAATTTTTAAAACAGCTTCTAAAACGAAAGACAGATCAACCATGTCATATGAATTTTTTATCGGCAGACGCTATTTCAGGGCCAAGGGCAAACAGGCTGTTATCTCCCTGATTTCCTTTCTTTCCACCGTCGGGGTTGCGGTCGGCGTCATGGTGATGATCGTGGTCATCGCGGTGATGTCCGGGGCCGAAGTGGAACTCAGAAACCGGATGATCAGCGTCACCTCCCACTTGGTGGTCATGCACCAGGGCGGGCCATTCAGCGGCTACCCGCGCATACTTGAACAGGTGACGCAGCATCAGGATGTGGAGGCCGCCACACCCTATATGTATGCCCAGGCCATGCTGCGGTCACAGGCCGGGATATTCGGATCGGTACTCAGGGGAATCGACCCGGAAACCGCCGGAAAGGTCATCCGAATCCTGCCCCCGGATCTTCTGAGGCAACTGACGGGAAACAGCCTGTCCTCAGATCCGGCACCCATCCCCGGCATCATTCTGGGAAAAGAGCTGGCGTCCCGGCTGAAGGTCGGCACAGGGGATCTGGTGTCGCTCACCGTGCCGGGCGGAAGTCGGCGTGCCATCGGCCAGGTGCCGGCCATGCGCAGGCTCAGGGTCGTCGGCACATTTGAATCCGGTCTGTATGAGTTCGATAAGTCGATGGCGTATATCACTCTGGCCGATATCCAGAAAATCCTCCGGCAGCCGGATACCATTACCGGCATCGAGGTCCGGGTGAGGGATCTGTATCAGGCCGGGACCATTGCCGAAGATATTATGAAACAGCTGAAATTTCCCTACTGGTCCCAGGACTGGATGCAGACAAACCGGAACCTCTTCTCCGCCCTGAAGCTCCAGAAAACGGTGATGTTTATCATTCTGACCCTGATCATCCTGGTGTCGGCCTTTAACATCGCCAGCGCCCTGATTATGATGGTCATGGAAAAAACCGGAGACATCGCCATATTAAAGGCAATGGGGGCCACAGATCGCAGCATCCGAAAAATCTTCGTGTTCAAGGGCATGGTCATCGGCGTGGTGGGAACGTTTTTCGGTGCTATCGGCGGATTCGTCATCTGTTTTCTCATCAAACGGTACGAATTTATCAGACTGCCGACCGATGTCTATTTCTTCCCCACCCTGCCGGTCAGCATCGAGGCCCCCGACGTCATCGCAATTGTGCTGGCCACCCTGGCCATCTGCTTTTTTGCCACGCTCTATCCGGCTCACAGGGCGGTCCGGCTCAACCCCATAGACGCGCTCCGGTATGGCGGATGATTACGCAAAAAACGAAAGCGTGAACAGCGCCATATTGCCTGTCACATGGATCACGACGGGGGCCATAAGCGTCTCTTCAACCTCATAGGCCACGGCGAATACAATCCCGCCAACCACCTGTGTCAGGCCGAATGCGCCGTGGAGCCCGACAAACATGACCGTACTCAGCACGAGGGCTGCGGCAATGCCCCACCGTCTGAAAAAGCCGTAGAAGATGCCCCGGAAGACCATCTCTTCGGCCACCGGCCCGATCAGGCCGCCCACAATGAACCAGGCCCACCGCTCAGCGGCGGCTTCCGGCAGCCGGATGTGAAACAGCTTCAGGGGATTTACGCCCCAGAGCGCCAGCAGAGCGAATCCCAGGAGAACCGCAACGGCGAATCCCAGGGCCCAGAGACTTCCCCGCCGGAGGCCGGAGAGAATCCGGCCCCGCCCCAGACCGATCGCACTCAGTCCGTTCCCCGTAAAGTGAAACACGGCCAGCAGGCCCGCAATCTC
This window encodes:
- a CDS encoding serine protease, which produces MRLSECYIPLKKGIVAFVPKYLPANSDAPRAFPPIIGTGFVVDKNGLIVTNRHVIRAFGEISRPRMPRRTTGAFRPCCFTRSRAGWPISACRSSALPGSPEHPGQTPACRRVRIWGLSM
- a CDS encoding S1 family peptidase; translation: MSDTETLTEGLDVATAGFPMGSRALEGPDGLYQLCPTLQRGIISAVLPFPGRRPKAFSVQIMTHGGASGSPVFLPDSGRVVGVLYAALSDTARTARRDACTFPTGISYAVPARAITRMASRVREMPQMRSPADAPDLNQLICENTPGHIYRDGACYPVRPAARPLSLPNLELLNPKKEVVHE
- a CDS encoding thioesterase family protein, giving the protein MNEMLKPGLTFEFQYHVPEDKTVPHLFPEIPEGQVMPKVFASGFMIGLFEFACIQAINPYINWPEEQTVGIGFNLSHTAATPPGFLITVRGRLEKADGNKLTFSIEADDGVDTISKGTHERFIVSSEKFKAAVAAKAEKHLT
- a CDS encoding rubredoxin-like domain-containing protein; this encodes MKRWRCILCGHIHDGPKPPFRCPVCGAPRRMFEEVSC
- a CDS encoding lactate utilization protein, translating into MTNPTTSHQKHYWTARMTRCKEALEKNNFTVYLADTAAAACQIALETVIPAIRPGSFSWGDSLTYFSTGLPEILKQRADLRCVETFAENVSREEIMERRRQALLVDLFITGTNAVTESGKLVNLDMVGNRVAGITFGPKHVLLFIGRNKIVADTGAAMARIKHYAAPVNAIRHDCKTPCVKTGTCMDCKSPDRICNTWTITEKSYPEGRIQVILINEDLGL
- a CDS encoding YigZ family protein codes for the protein MAYPVPRHFHRVEEIIRRSRFITSVAHTPTRDAAKAFIERIRAEFTDANHNCMAFVAGPPASTAQVGMSDDGEPRGTAGRPMLNTLAHSGVGEITAVVTRYFGGIKLGTGGLVRAYSGSVRQALADLPVREKIIPTTVPVIIGYACITPVRRLATAFDAEIIEETYGADVSLTFELPVEKAEDFRAALIDLTHGELVIGTS
- a CDS encoding ABC transporter substrate-binding protein, producing MIKKGAQHIFRAVSVAIVSALLTAGSGVAEERQIAAAGENNTGISDHVETVTLQLRWFHQFQFAGYYAAIEKGFYREAGIHVTLAEGGEGREPVDAVLNGRAEYGVTNSEILFHRLRGAPLVVLAAVFQHSPLVLMARRDSGIRTPHDLIGRKVRMSLESRDVELQAMLQSENISPDQMRLTDGWVKPEDYLSGVFDAISAYITNEPYLMIRQGIPISFIHPAGYGIDFYGDSLFTSEEELQKHPGRVKAFRAASLRGWKYAMNHPDELIDIILEKYHSKKSRDHLRYEMEKMRELILPALIQIGHINPARWEQMARTLVRLGKVAPGYDLGGFVYDPYGQSDPFPWEKLLTAVTAVALGAGIVAIILLMFNKKLSNLVRARTAELSAINKTLRREVADRELAEEEVRKLYGNLEIRIEENTQELREANQRLQQEVREREETGAALRKSETEKKAILDGIQTQLVFMGANRKILWVNKAVAAFSGRSPEELIGIRCHELWNASEKSCRDCPTSEVFHTGRGHQRIVHAKDGKIWDRRAEPVFDDQGKLIGVLEASDDVTEKVQAREQLQHTRKMEAISDLAAGIAHEFNNALFGITGNIELFRTRLGDAGDAETCFGPIQESARRMKYLTDRLLAYARGGKYQVRRIDPAALIRETLPLTRHNLTPEIRVDVALAEDISAIEADYTQMQMVFSEIISNAAEAVDGKGHIRITGRNYMHPGQCEANLAECMSGHYVCLSVEDDGRGMDKNTKDRIFDPFFTTNFLGRGLGMAAAYGIIRNHGGCLAVDSEPGEGTAVRIFLPAVDGIEEDMRIPGNPAFSEGEPNVLIIEDDEMVMDVTHAMIRRLGYQVLKAGSGAEALDIVRRFSGSIHMAILDICLPDMSGNEIYPFLIEARPEIRVIVCSGHPPDGAVRELLDAGADGFLQKPFRLDALSALLHRLLPTAAETSP
- a CDS encoding lipoprotein-releasing ABC transporter permease subunit, whose amino-acid sequence is MSYEFFIGRRYFRAKGKQAVISLISFLSTVGVAVGVMVMIVVIAVMSGAEVELRNRMISVTSHLVVMHQGGPFSGYPRILEQVTQHQDVEAATPYMYAQAMLRSQAGIFGSVLRGIDPETAGKVIRILPPDLLRQLTGNSLSSDPAPIPGIILGKELASRLKVGTGDLVSLTVPGGSRRAIGQVPAMRRLRVVGTFESGLYEFDKSMAYITLADIQKILRQPDTITGIEVRVRDLYQAGTIAEDIMKQLKFPYWSQDWMQTNRNLFSALKLQKTVMFIILTLIILVSAFNIASALIMMVMEKTGDIAILKAMGATDRSIRKIFVFKGMVIGVVGTFFGAIGGFVICFLIKRYEFIRLPTDVYFFPTLPVSIEAPDVIAIVLATLAICFFATLYPAHRAVRLNPIDALRYGG
- a CDS encoding CPBP family intramembrane glutamic endopeptidase, with the protein product METERITLTPFYLSLLLLMLAETAGAYITVRTGAFSLVMLGGIRMAEIAGLLAVFHFTGNGLSAIGLGRGRILSGLRRGSLWALGFAVAVLLGFALLALWGVNPLKLFHIRLPEAAAERWAWFIVGGLIGPVAEEMVFRGIFYGFFRRWGIAAALVLSTVMFVGLHGAFGLTQVVGGIVFAVAYEVEETLMAPVVIHVTGNMALFTLSFFA